Part of the Cercospora beticola chromosome 5, complete sequence genome is shown below.
CTAATACCGACGGAACAACAAAACCTAGTGCAGCAGATCCGAAAAGTATTGGGGTTCTGGAGCCAGGCAGAAGGACAAGTCGCCGCGATCAACAGGTCCCAAAGCGCCGCTCAAGCACGACCTCGGTGGCAAGAAGCATCGCGTAGAGCTTCGATACTGGGCCTCGCAATCGATACGCTCAAGAGAATGTGGGATTTGCATGCTCCACCAACGTCGAGATTCGGACAATGTATAAGCGAACGAAAGAAGTTGGCGCAGAACCTGAAGCGAGATGCGGACTTGATGAAGAAATCAATTCCCTCCTCTGCGCAGAGAAGTTCGGCTGCGTTCGATGCGTTGGTGGACAGGCAGGAGGCCTTGAAAGCAGCAAGAGCGCGGAAGCAACTGGAAGTTGACTGGAGCCGGGTCAGAAGGCTTGAAGCAGAGCGACAGCGCAATGCGAAGCCAGCGGGCATTCGAGCCATACCGCTGCGGACTCCAGATTGGACATGGCGACCAATCCAAGACATGCGTGGAGGCATGGGAACGATCCAAGTCTGGGGCCAGGACAATGGTGGTGGACTGATTGCAGATCGCGTCGTGGTCAAAGATACCATCATCAGGTCAAGGTCGATTTGGGAAACTTCTACAACCTGGTACGGGGACAAGAGCGACAGAGTTCCAATGGAATTCTGGGCGCACTCAAAAATGGACACCGGTGGGAAATACATTGTGCATCTGGCTTCTTCTCAGGCTCAAGTGAACGAGGAAAGAATGCTGTATCGTATGTGGCTGGAATACTGTCCGAACGGCGATCTCTCAGAGCTGATTTCCCGGCATCGATCCGCGGAAAGGCGCATCCCCATCGACTTCGTCATCTACACTTTCAAAGCGCTAATCGACTGCTGTCTTCGCATGGAACGCGGGACAGTCGGCAAGAGTAGTGGAGAATGGGAACAGATTGTCCACAGAGATCTCAAACCCCCGAACATCTTATTGGGATTGCCCAGGGCGACATTCCCCTCCTATCCAGAACCGAAGATGGCAGATTTCGGTCTGTCGATGGTGACAAATCCGGACGACGAGATGAACCCAAGTTTGTACAATCTTGGAGGTGGGACGCAAGGCTACCTGGCGCCGGAGCAATTCAGTTTCATCAATCCGATGACCAACGAACCAGTTGACGACTTCAAACTCCTCGCGCCGGCGAACGTGTGGGGCGTGGCGAGTATCGTTCTTTGCTTGCTGGAGAGATTTGAACTGAATATCGCCACGCAGCCTGATTATATGCCTGGAGGTACATGGCAGTACAGGGTCAGTGATGCCGCCAGGTCCAT
Proteins encoded:
- a CDS encoding uncharacterized protein (antiSMASH:Cluster_18), translating into MPFSWNPSLAAETPGSQDTPPPVTPYAPYRNPLPASDGLRAEFLDFALDSVNHHSSETKEEWARVLLQEWSQLIPTEQQNLVQQIRKVLGFWSQAEGQVAAINRSQSAAQARPRWQEASRRASILGLAIDTLKRMWDLHAPPTSRFGQCISERKKLAQNLKRDADLMKKSIPSSAQRSSAAFDALVDRQEALKAARARKQLEVDWSRVRRLEAERQRNAKPAGIRAIPLRTPDWTWRPIQDMRGGMGTIQVWGQDNGGGLIADRVVVKDTIIRSRSIWETSTTWYGDKSDRVPMEFWAHSKMDTGGKYIVHLASSQAQVNEERMLYRMWLEYCPNGDLSELISRHRSAERRIPIDFVIYTFKALIDCCLRMERGTVGKSSGEWEQIVHRDLKPPNILLGLPRATFPSYPEPKMADFGLSMVTNPDDEMNPSLYNLGGGTQGYLAPEQFSFINPMTNEPVDDFKLLAPANVWGVASIVLCLLERFELNIATQPDYMPGGTWQYRVSDAARSIYQDADLLDMVDRCLEYQPADRPTPEALRKWITKKIAADPWLSVESWGGEHPVAFARVVEPKTHKHYIGMSFNEITGLPPGAPYPGGGARERRSRPPGRRFGTRPPSSPPRNPFSDGAAAWLGDS